One genomic segment of Polyodon spathula isolate WHYD16114869_AA chromosome 17, ASM1765450v1, whole genome shotgun sequence includes these proteins:
- the LOC121329498 gene encoding thyroxine 5-deiodinase-like: MQQSAGVHTINALKNAAACLMLLPRFLVAVLMLWLLDFLCIRKKVLQKMREQEASPDDPPLCVSDSNRMFTWESLKAVWHGQKLDFFKTAHVGYLAPNTEVVQLGGERKRRILDYAKGKRPLILNFGSCTUPPFMTRLKAFQRVVSQYADIADSLLVYIEEAHPSDGWVSSDAPFQIPKHRCLQDRLEAARVMNQQVPECLVVADTMDNPSNNAYGAYFERLYILQDESIVYQGGRGPEGYRISELREWLAHYRNSLQDSTAVVIHV, translated from the coding sequence ATGCAACAATCAGCCGGTGTGCACACAATCAACGCGCTGAAAAATGCAGCTGCCTGCCTGATGCTGCTGCCTCGCTTTCTCGTGGCAGTCCTGATGCTGTGGCTGCTGGATTTCCTTTGCATAAGGAAGAAGGTCTTGCAGAAAATGAGGGAACAAGAAGCGAGCCCCGATGACCCACCTCTCTGCGTGTCCGATTCCAATCGCATGTTTACCTGGGAGTCGCTGAAAGCTGTATGGCACGGCCAGAAACTGGACTTTTTCAAAACGGCTCACGTGGGCTACCTCGCCCCGAACACTGAAGTTGTGCAGCTCGGGGGGGAGCGGAAGCGGCGCATTCTGGACTACGCCAAGGGGAAAAGACCCCTCATCCTGAACTTCGGGAGTTGTACCTGACCCCCGTTTATGACTCGGCTGAAGGCGTTCCAGCGAGTTGTCAGCCAATACGCTGACATCGCGGACTCTCTCCTGGTGTACATTGAAGAAGCGCACCCCTCGGACGGCTGGGTGAGTTCCGACGCCCCTTTCCAAATCCCCAAGCACAGGTGTCTGCAGGACAGACTGGAAGCCGCCCGGGTGATGAACCAGCAGGTCCCCGAATGCCTTGTTGTAGCAGACACTATGGACAATCCATCTAATAATGCGTACGGAGCATACTTCGAGAGACTGTACATACTACAGGACGAGAGCATTGTCTACCAGGGAGGCAGGGGGCCAGAAGGTTACAGGATATCGGAACTGAGGGAATGGCTGGCTCACTACAGAAACAGCCTCCAGGACTCCACAGCTGTCGTTATCCACGTGTAA